One segment of Eschrichtius robustus isolate mEscRob2 chromosome 3, mEscRob2.pri, whole genome shotgun sequence DNA contains the following:
- the RGS2 gene encoding regulator of G-protein signaling 2: MPSAMFLAVQHDCGPMDKSAGTGPKSEEKREKMKRTLLKDWKSRLSYFLQNSSSPGKPKTGKKSKQQTFTKPSPEEAQLWSEAFDELLASKYGLAAFRAFLKSEFCEENIEFWLACEDFKKTKSPQKLSSKAKKIYTDFIEKEAPKEINIDFQTKTLIAQNIQEATSGCFTTAQKRVYSLMENNSYPRFLESEFYQDLCKKPQITTEPHAT; this comes from the exons ATGCCTAGTGCTATGTTCCTGGCTGTCCAGCACGACTGCGGACCCATGGACAAGAGCGCAGGCACCGGCCCCAAGAGCGAGGAGAAGCGGGAAAAGATGAAGCGAACCCT attgaaAGATTGGAAGAGCCGTTTGAGCTACTTCTTGCAAAATTCCTCCTCTCCTGGGAAGCCCAAAACCGGCAAGAAAAGCAAACAGCAAACCTTCACCAA GCCTTCTCCCGAGGAAGCCCAGCTGTGGTCAGAAGCATTTGATGAGCTGCTAGCCAGTAAAT atggTCTTGCTGCATTCAGggcttttttaaaatctgaattctgTGAAGAAAATATTGAATTCTGGCTGGCCTGTGAAGACTTCAAAAAAACCAAGTCACCCCAAAAGCTGTcctcaaaagcaaagaaaatatatactgATTTCATAGAAAAAGAAGCCCCAAAAGAG aTCAACATAGACTTTCAAACCAAAACTCTGATTGCCCAAAACATACAAGAGGCTACAAGTGGCTGCTTTACAACTGCCCAGAAAAGGGTGTACAGCTTGATGGAGAACAACTCTTATCCCCGTTTCTTGGAGTCAGAATTCTACCAGGACTTGTGTAAAAAGCCACAGATCACCACAGAGCCCCATGCTACCTGA